ATGCAAGGATAGAGATTAAATAATACAAGACAAGAATAAAGAAAGGAGCTCAAAACACAGAACAGAAAGTTATTGTTATTTACAGATGATAGACAGGTCTGTCTACTTGGAAATCTGAACAAATCCACTGAAAAATGATCAGATATTACATATAATTTGACAGACTTTTGTGGGGagaggggggctccaaaattactgcagatgttgactgcagccataaaactaaaagacacttgctccttggaagaaaagctatgaccaacctagacagcatattaaaacgtggagacattactttggtctAGATGGACTAGatggacaaaggtccatctagtcaaagatatggtttttccagtggtcatgtatggatgtgagagttggactataaagaaagatgagcaccaaggaattgatgcttttgaactgtggtgttggagaagactcttgagagtcccttggactgcaagaagatccaaccagtgcatcctaaaggaaatcagtcctgaatattcattggaaggactgatgctgaagctgaaactccaataccttggccacctgatgtgaagaactgactcaatggaaaagaccttgatgctgggaaacattgaaggtgggaggagaaggggatgacagaggatgagatggttggatgacatcaccaattctatggacatgagtttgagtaaactctggcagttggtggtggacaggaaagcctggagtgttgcagtccgtggggtcgctaagacacagctgagcgactgaactaaactgaacaagTTGAATATGTAGAAATCAGTAGTTATCCTAGAAAAAAAGCAAACCCAACTAGAGATCGCTGTGGGGAAAGATTGTATTTGAATGGATAACAAATACTATGAGATACCTGGAAATTGAAAAGAAATGTGCAAGACCTATGTGAAGAAAACTGTAAGACTTGACTGAAAGTCATAAAATGCTATAAAGACAATAATATAAAGAAATCCATTCTTCCCTCACTATGTCCCAGTGTGGTCATAAATTCAATGTAATTCTGCCTGTCCATGGCATTCAAGATAACTTAGGTGTTCTATTCTTGGATGTCTGTGAGACCTtagtaactctttttttttagagAGAACTATGATGCTGAAGAAGACTGTTAGAGCCCCcttgacagaggatgaaatggttggatggcatcaccaactcagtgtacatgagtttgagcaaactctgggagatggtgaaggacagggaagcctggtgggctgcagtccatggggtcacaaacagttggacacaacttggtgactgaataagAACAAAGAGTGGGTTTCTGCTCTTTTCAATGAATGAGTCAACCTAAGCTACCCTTCCATCTCTTGTGGGCCCATACATTTTGGGTCTTGGGTCCTCACATGCATCCCGTTGCATTTCTCTCCAAATGAACTTTTGCAGcttcttgccaaaaaaaaaaaaaagagagagagagatttaagaTTTGGGGTCAGCTTTAACCAGCTTCAGCATTTACTCTCCTTCCCATTAACTGGCTCAGGTCCATGACTATTGGTTAAGACTCacaaggattgatgcttttgaactgtggtgttggggaagattcttgcgagttccttggacagcaaggagatcaaaccagtctatcctaaaagaagtcagtcctgaatattcattggaaggactgatgctgaagctgaaactccagtactttggccaccagaagCAAAAAACTAAtttaatggaaaagaccctgatgccgggaaagattgaaagcaggaggagaaggggatgacagaggatgagatggttggatgacatcaccgactcaatggacatgagtttgagcaagctctgggagttgatgatggacagggaggcctggaatactgcagtccgtggggtcacaaagagttggatatgactgagcgaatgaactgaactaaacctcTTGAGTCAAGCACACACCACCTACCCAAATGGCTACAACCCAGAGAAGCAGAGTCCCATGAATTAGGTTGAGTCAGGAAAAAGGGTgttggtgatggaagcaaagacTGACTCTTTACCTCATGGTCTgccattggcttcccaggtggtgctagtgataaagaacccgcctgccaatgcaagaggcaaaagagatatgggttcaatccctggatcaggaagatctcctagaggagggcatggcaacccactccagtattcttgcctggagaatcccatggacagaggagcctggtgagctacagtccatagggtcgtacagagtcagacacaactgaaatgacttagcatgcacacgtgcGCTACCATTAATAATCTTTCACTTATCAGATACCCATATGGAGACATTTTAAATTCCTAACATTTTCCCACCCACCTTGCCAAGTAGACTTTATCGTCACCTGGATAGTATGGAAAAGTTTCTCGAGGTAGATGGCTTCTCTGTGGTCACTTGGCTGGCCTGTAGGTCAGATATGAATCTAGTTCCAAGTCCTGCCTCCTGGCTTGCACAAGTTTGAGTACACAGCATGCCCCTAGGCTCAGGTGTGCTAATCCAGTGAATCTTTGGGTCTGCAGAGTTCAGCACCTTCTCCTCCTAGGCCTTGCCCTGACTCTCCTGCACCCGCCTACCACCCACACTATTACCTGGTAAATATAGTGGCTCCCACTATCTTTTGGATGACTGCTATGAGTAGCAATTCCTTAGGAAGACTTCAGTAATTCTCTAAGCTCAGATGAGCTGTCTCTCCTCTGGTCCACTGGAGCACAAATCTCTCCATTTTACCATCTACTTATTGCTGCCTCTTCCCCACCAGTCTGCCACCACTGTGACAGTGCCAAGTACATACATGTACTAGGAGTTCAATAACCATGTGTGAAATGAAATTGACACCACGTGTTGCCCCACTTGGACACAGCCTGGGAAGGGAaagtctccctcctccctgcgGTGAACACTGCAGCCTCAGGAGCAGAAAGGTCCCCAGAGGCTGGAGCCACAAGCTTCTGCTCCTTCCTCTGGCTCTACGAAGCCATAGGCTTAACGCACCCAATTCCCATACAGAGCGGGGCATTTTGGAGTCTCCCCATTGCCTGGTGGgacgccgtctatggggtcgcacagagtcaggcacaactgaagtgacttagcagcagcagcagcactgctGTTGACTGGCATTTCAGACTCTCATGAATCCACCTGGGAAGTAAATTAAATTCATTCCTGTGACTCATAGAAAGTCACATACACCCTCGTCCTGTGATTGAACCAAGAAGGTGAATCAAAATGCTTGAGGGGCCTCTCCAGTCATCACAGCCCTCACCccaccctcctccttttgcctccaGGGGCTTTGTCAGTGTGGAAGGAGTGTTTTTGGTCCAGGAGTCCCTCCCTAGGACTCCCCTCTGTGCATGGAGAATCCCCTCTAGGGGGAGCATCCTCACTATAAAACCAGTTGtttctagatttctttttttttattgcattttatttatttatttttgactgtgctgggtcttcactgctacactggcttttctccagttgctgtgAGTggaagctactctctagttgtggtgctcaggcttctcattaaggtggcttctcttattgcaaagCACGGGCTCTAGATGGGCAGGCATCAGTAGTTGCAGGCtgtgggctccgtagttgtggctcctgggctctagggcctgcaggactcagtagttgtggtgcaacaAGCTTAGtgactctgtggcatgtggggtcttcccagaccagggatggaacccatgtctcctgcattggcagcggaTTCCTATCCagtgcgccaccagggaagtcctgtttctAGATTTCTCAGAGCCAGAGAGAGTGTTGGCCATCAAGTCCAGACTCATCTAGTAAGCGGGAACCCCACTTCCTTTATGTAAAGCATTCAGAGAATGAGggagcagtgggattgctgggaggACAGGTGTAGAGGGAATTCATGTGAATGACTTAAACACTTGTTTTTGCTCCCAACTTTCCTCGTGTTGTGACTCCAGAGAAGACAGGGTCACGTTCATAATCCACTGTCTTCATGACACTTTCTACGGAGGGTCCCCTCAACCCACTGTCCTCCTCTCAGTGGGGACCACAGGTTGTCAGGAGCCCCAAAGGGCCCTGGCTGGTTGCTGGGCAAGCCACAACAATCCCAACTTGTGCTTCTCTAGTTGGAAACACATCAGAGGAGCCCAAGTCTCCTGGACCATAACAGCCCCAGAAGGTGTCCAGTAAAAGGGATTTGCATACACAAGAGAATGAACACATTTGCAGATGAGTTTTTCAGACAGTCTTTCTCAGTCTGTACCTTGGAGACAGCGAATGGGGCCTTGCCAGAGAAGCTACGAGTCATGGCCCTGCCCACTGCTTTCTCCCACCATGAGTTATactttgtatacacacacaatccCAGGtgcacgtatgtgagagggcacgtacacacacacacacataccatgttCCTCCTCTCTCCACTATTCCCCACTCTCTGCCTCCATCCTTGGTTAATTGCTGGCAAAGGAAAGAAGCCAATTGGCCCACAGCGGTACCCTGTGCTGCCCCCAAGCATCTCGGGATGAAGATGAGATGCAGCTTCCAGATCAGGGTCTCACATGGCAAAGCCAAAACCACACCAGACTTGGGGGCTGGAGGCGCTTGCCTCCCGGGGCCCCAAGGCAAATATACACCTGTTTCTCAACTCGGAGGATTGTCCTCTGCATGTGACAGCCCTCTCCTTCCTGCCTACCCTTTGGGTGTGGGAAGAAATTCATCTGCAAGGTTTGCAGGGGAAGAGATGGGGCGTGAGAGAACCCACAGCTTCTCCCATTTGCAGGATGTGCTAAATAGTCTTAACAGGTGGCAAATTACTACCTGAGGAGTGTAAggagttggggggcgggggatCACCTGGCCATGGAGCCCCACATGAGTGGGGAGAGGCAGGTGAGTGGTGGAATGGCTCTCAGTAGTGGAGACATCCCCCCCAGGGAACTGAAATGTGCCTGCTGCCTAAACCTGGGTGACACGCCCAAATAGATGTATTGCCCTCCCACTTCAAGTTCTTCTGCATGAGTCACAGTTCCCCAGGGAGCCCTCTGATTCTTTGACTCACCAGGATCCAGGGCTCTAACCCCACGGTAAGAAGAAAATTCATTGCCCATCTCTGAACTAGACaggcacagctgagcacacatctCCCATTCTCAGCAGGAAAACTGCTCACAGAAGGCACCGCATTTCAGCTCTGACTCTTGGAGGGAGAGGAAAATAGGCATCTAGCCTGTAGCCCCTTCTAACAGCAGTAACTTTGCAAGTTAATGTaaaaggggagacagaggcagaCACTTTAATCATGCATCTTAACTCCATTTTATTACAACATCAAGGAAAATAATTAGTTGCAGGAGGAATGATCCTGAAGATAAACAGAGATTACGCTGCTCACAACTGCATTGTCTACACCTTCCTACAAGGGTATAAATATCACGGGTCTCTGTGCATGCATTGCGGGACTGCGGTGCACATGGGTATCATGTGATGAGGACTTCTCTTGAGGGCGCTGttccttttcaatttcttgaTGGATGATGGCTGAAGCTGGTGTCTCCTGGCAGACTAGGAAGGGACTCTCCCACTAGGACTGGGACCCGGCctttttcttctggaattttctgaACTGAGACTGGATGGCCACCGCTGCGCGTTCTGTCTCTGGCGCGTCCATGTCGATGTCGAATTCCTCTTGAACCTTCTTCTGCCCATCTGGAGCAAGAAAAGCACAAACAGAAGGTGATCACTGAGCAGCGAGCAGGAAGACAGCGGCTCTGGATCAAGCCAGGCTCCGAGCACCACGTGGCACCTCCCCCAGCACGAGACCTAATTTGCAAGGTACCAGCCAGCAGAGCGTGTCCTGGGCTCCCTCAGAGCTCAGAAGCAACCGTCTTCTGACTGCCGAGTCGCTACCCCTGCCAGGGAGGGACGAGGAAAGTCAGAAACACAGTTGGCATCATGGACACTTTCTGTACCAGTCTCTGTTCCTTGGGGCCCCATTTAATATTGGGATTAACGTACACAGACTGCTATATATAagatagggtttccctggtagctcaattggtaaagactTCACcagcagtacaggagacccaagtttgatccctgggcctggaagaccccccctggagaaggaaatggcaaaccagtccagtattcttgcctggaaaatcccatgaacagggaagcctggcgggctacagtccacgaggtctcaagagtcaaacacaacttagtgactaaaccaccatatgtaaaataaatgccaaggacctactatatagcacagggaactctactcaacatcttgcaataacctatgatggaaaagaatctgaaaaagaatatacgtATACGTGTATGTGTTTGTACTTTCCTATACGCTGAAACAAGCGCagaactgtacttcaattaagaaaatttaaaacactaacagtgctattattttcctctgctcTCTCATGtacatacaatttttttcttttttatgtttttactgatttgtattttttttatctttggttatatttatctttaattgatTACTGATTGCTtaacaatattggtttgattcctgtcatatatcaacatgaattagccataggtgtacatatgttccccgcCTTCTTGAACCTCCCGAGATACAATTTAAACAGTGCTGCAGATAATAGACCGAGTGGTAACTCTTACTCAGGACAGCTCCAACCAACAGAGGCACTGagcttccacacacacacacgtgagatTTACTGATTGAATGAGGCCTTCTGTTTCTACCACTGTCACAGGGGGATGATACCATCCGACCTTCACAATCAAGCTGGACTTGCACATCTTAACAATTTGTTTCAATGACGTAGGCTTCGCATTTGTTTGCTGTGGCAGAGGGCTGAACTCATTCACAGTTAAGATCCTTGAAAATAGGACAGGAGCCATGGTGAAGTGATCACCTGTGTTGAGGCTGCCTTTGTGCTGTGTACACTTCTagcaaaagataagaaaaataaataaacaaaccctCTAGTCACAGAAGGGAAGAATCATTAATACTCCTTCAGCTTAGTGACAGCTGATCATCAGAATCATCAAAGGCACTATTTTGTAATAGAGACATGAGGACCCACCCCAGACTCGGGGGGCCTCTTCATGGCCACAGCGGCAGCACTCCTTCAAACAAGACCAAGTTAGAGTAATCAGCATCCCTGGGCATAGGGTCAGACAGCCCTACTTCCTAAAAAACGCTCTCAGGTGATTTCCAGATGCAGCTAGGGTTGAGATCCAGCTACTTGGCTTAAGATGAAGTAACAAATAAGGCCCTGGGGTTAACTCCTGAAAGAACTGGAGGCAGAACCCCCCCACTTGGCACCTGGGCTGAGAATATCCCCGCTATCCTGGGCTTGCACCTGGAGCAGAGGTCAGGACAGCGTGTGGAGCACATCCAGCTTAGGGTGGAGCACGGGGAGCATAGGAGGCAGGACAGGAAGCCCACCCAGGG
This window of the Dama dama isolate Ldn47 chromosome 19, ASM3311817v1, whole genome shotgun sequence genome carries:
- the PCP4 gene encoding calmodulin regulator protein PCP4, which gives rise to MSERQGAGTTNGKDKPSGENDGQKKVQEEFDIDMDAPETERAAVAIQSQFRKFQKKKAGSQS